A window from Streptomyces sp. NBC_00271 encodes these proteins:
- the istB gene encoding IS21-like element helper ATPase IstB, translating to MTVKRHRGLTEQAADAAIEASCKALRLPTIRGQFTDIAEDAAKSQMTYREFLAELLLAECDDRARRRSERRIKAASFPREKSLRQFDFDANPNIDPAVIHTLASCDWVKKGLPLCLIGDSGTGKSHLMIALGTEAAMAGYRVKYVLATKLVNELVEAADEKVRTKTIARYGRVDLLAIDELGYMELDKRGAELLFQVLTEREEKNSVAIASNESFGGWTKTFTDPRLCAAIVDRLTFGGNIIETGTDSFRLAQTRARAEQAHID from the coding sequence GTGACCGTCAAACGCCACCGTGGCCTGACCGAGCAGGCCGCTGACGCGGCCATCGAGGCATCCTGCAAAGCCCTGCGACTGCCCACGATCCGGGGCCAGTTCACCGACATCGCCGAGGACGCGGCCAAGAGTCAGATGACCTACCGCGAGTTCCTCGCGGAACTGCTGCTGGCCGAGTGCGACGACCGGGCCCGCCGGCGTTCCGAGCGCCGGATCAAGGCCGCCTCATTTCCCCGGGAAAAGTCTCTGCGGCAGTTCGATTTCGACGCCAACCCGAACATCGACCCGGCCGTGATCCACACCCTCGCGTCCTGCGACTGGGTGAAGAAGGGGCTGCCTCTCTGCCTCATAGGAGACTCCGGCACGGGGAAGTCGCACCTGATGATCGCGCTGGGCACCGAGGCCGCGATGGCCGGCTACCGGGTGAAGTACGTCCTGGCCACCAAGCTGGTCAACGAGCTGGTCGAAGCCGCCGACGAGAAGGTCCGGACCAAGACGATCGCCCGCTACGGCCGCGTCGATCTCCTCGCAATCGACGAACTCGGATACATGGAACTCGACAAACGCGGCGCCGAGCTGCTGTTCCAAGTACTGACCGAACGGGAGGAAAAGAACAGCGTCGCCATCGCCTCGAACGAAAGCTTTGGAGGCTGGACAAAAACGTTCACCGATCCCCGGCTCTGCGCGGCCATCGTCGACCGGCTCACGTTCGGCGGGAACATCATCGAGACCGGCACCGACTCCTTCCGCCTCGCCCAGACCCGGGCCAGGGCCGAGCAGGCACACATCGACTGA
- a CDS encoding transposase, which translates to MPKPYPEEFRQDVVRVARNRGPGVTVEQVATDFGVHPMTLWKWMRRADVDHGSKPGVTSQESAELREARRRIKLLEQENEVLRRAAAYLSQADLPG; encoded by the coding sequence GTGCCCAAGCCCTATCCGGAAGAGTTCCGCCAGGACGTCGTGCGAGTCGCGAGGAACCGCGGCCCGGGTGTGACGGTCGAGCAGGTGGCCACCGACTTCGGGGTCCACCCGATGACGTTGTGGAAATGGATGCGCCGGGCGGATGTCGACCACGGGTCCAAGCCCGGAGTGACCAGCCAGGAGAGCGCGGAACTGCGGGAAGCGCGTCGGCGGATCAAGCTGCTGGAGCAGGAGAACGAGGTCCTGCGCCGGGCCGCGGCCTATCTGTCGCAGGCGGATCTGCCGGGATAA
- a CDS encoding transcriptional regulator, giving the protein MTRLAARVRRANRLYHAAEYGALAVRLPSLLADLQAAAAASEGRTRLRVLRLLADAYHPACTLMLKSLGYTDLAFIAVTRASEAIAELEDPVCTALSGFFATHILMAAGSPQQALSKATATVNLLEQHLALPHAEALLGELHLISATSITKDPTRPAHDRTSDVRSHLAEAARLAGRTMETRAFHLNFGPTNVKIHRVSLNADLGHHGDAVTAGTDVHPEIIKAPGWQAAYHSDLGRALVHVRGQESTAAERFLRAELIAPQRVHANALIGDSVSYLLGKRLPAHVQRDLSGLAHRMGISR; this is encoded by the coding sequence GTGACGCGGCTGGCGGCGCGGGTGCGGCGCGCGAACCGGCTCTACCACGCGGCGGAGTACGGGGCCTTGGCGGTCAGGCTCCCGTCGCTGCTCGCGGACCTCCAGGCGGCGGCCGCGGCGAGCGAGGGGCGTACGCGGCTGCGGGTGCTGCGGCTGCTGGCGGATGCCTACCACCCGGCGTGCACCCTGATGCTCAAGTCGCTCGGCTACACCGATCTGGCCTTCATCGCGGTCACTCGGGCCAGCGAGGCCATCGCCGAGCTCGAGGACCCGGTCTGCACCGCCCTGAGCGGCTTCTTCGCGACGCACATCCTCATGGCGGCCGGGAGTCCGCAGCAGGCCCTGTCCAAGGCGACCGCCACGGTGAACCTGCTGGAGCAGCACCTGGCCCTGCCCCATGCCGAGGCGCTGCTCGGCGAGCTCCACCTGATCTCCGCCACGAGCATCACCAAGGATCCGACCCGGCCAGCTCATGACCGCACCTCCGACGTCCGATCGCACCTGGCCGAGGCGGCGCGTCTGGCGGGCAGGACCATGGAGACGCGCGCTTTCCATCTGAACTTCGGTCCGACGAACGTCAAGATCCACCGTGTCAGCCTCAACGCCGACCTTGGGCACCATGGCGACGCCGTCACGGCGGGCACCGACGTGCACCCCGAGATCATCAAAGCCCCCGGCTGGCAGGCGGCCTACCACTCCGATCTGGGGCGTGCCCTTGTCCACGTCCGTGGGCAGGAGTCGACCGCGGCCGAGCGGTTCCTGCGCGCGGAATTAATCGCCCCCCAGCGGGTCCACGCCAACGCTCTGATTGGCGACTCCGTCAGTTACCTCCTCGGGAAGCGGCTTCCTGCCCACGTGCAGCGAGACCTTTCCGGTCTGGCGCACCGGATGGGCATCAGTCGGTAG
- a CDS encoding TauD/TfdA family dioxygenase produces the protein MFIDIPSALEAALIDRSLPTWKLDGSFLAQSTMEEYRTALTATPRFDETAAALRQALTGEDGGYAVLRLGNLAKALGTDDDRFLRLVTGFAAEVAVPFSPFPRWPLWKDIGVKVDKDPGKSSGIGYNAFHMDLVNGTLPPDYTTLLCVRPDPLGGGPSILSDAHAAVAQLSENSRALLAETAYHYGTFFDLHGVGEEYKPFPILAGSDPGGFVRFTAKMLKRSELGQAHVDAARELAEELVRGQISFPLQPGDYLIVNQRRFLHGREALHSGQATVPVADRRLLLQLFLRARVGAGSAV, from the coding sequence GTGTTCATCGACATCCCGAGCGCACTCGAAGCCGCTCTGATCGACCGTTCTCTCCCGACGTGGAAGCTGGACGGTTCGTTCCTGGCGCAGTCCACCATGGAGGAGTACCGAACCGCGCTGACGGCCACCCCGCGGTTCGACGAAACCGCCGCGGCGCTGCGCCAGGCACTGACCGGAGAGGACGGCGGATACGCCGTGCTGCGCCTGGGAAACCTCGCCAAGGCGCTGGGGACCGACGACGACCGGTTCCTGCGGCTGGTGACGGGCTTCGCGGCCGAGGTGGCCGTCCCCTTCTCGCCTTTCCCGCGGTGGCCCCTCTGGAAGGACATCGGGGTCAAAGTCGACAAGGACCCCGGCAAGTCCAGCGGCATCGGGTACAACGCGTTCCACATGGACCTGGTGAACGGGACCCTGCCCCCGGACTACACCACGCTCCTGTGCGTCCGCCCCGACCCGCTCGGCGGCGGCCCCAGCATCCTCTCCGACGCCCACGCGGCGGTGGCGCAGCTGTCGGAGAACAGCCGCGCCCTCCTGGCAGAGACGGCCTACCACTACGGGACCTTCTTCGACCTGCACGGCGTCGGCGAGGAGTACAAGCCGTTCCCGATCCTGGCCGGCTCCGACCCGGGCGGGTTCGTCCGGTTCACCGCCAAGATGCTGAAGAGGTCCGAGCTCGGCCAGGCGCACGTCGACGCCGCCAGGGAGCTCGCCGAGGAGCTCGTCCGGGGGCAGATCTCCTTCCCGCTCCAGCCCGGGGACTACCTCATCGTGAACCAGCGTCGCTTCCTGCACGGTCGGGAGGCACTCCACAGCGGTCAGGCCACCGTCCCGGTCGCCGACAGGCGGCTGCTCCTCCAGTTGTTCCTGCGCGCGAGGGTCGGAGCCGGCTCGGCCGTGTAG
- a CDS encoding glycosyltransferase family 2 protein: MPLVSVVMPVHNSAATLGASVRSVLAQTHPDVELQVTDDASTDGSMDLLQDLARQDERVRPQAAPEQGGAARARNLALARARGEYVAFLDSDDMWLPGKVERQLAFATAGDAPLTFTSYYKVAGDYTGEACDFTPNGRVIAARERVTYRDMLVQDHIGALTAMYDRTVLGTRLMPDMPKRQDYALWLSIMRDGHPARGLQEPLAVYRAGRAGSLSSNKLALVEHNWRLYREHEHLSVFRSTRALAGATWHSVRKSHI, encoded by the coding sequence GTGCCGCTCGTGTCTGTCGTGATGCCCGTGCACAACTCGGCGGCGACGCTCGGCGCGTCGGTGCGCTCCGTGCTCGCGCAGACCCACCCCGACGTGGAGCTGCAGGTCACCGACGACGCGTCCACCGACGGCTCCATGGACCTGCTGCAGGACCTGGCCCGCCAGGACGAGCGTGTGCGCCCGCAGGCGGCGCCCGAGCAGGGCGGCGCGGCCAGGGCCCGCAACCTCGCCCTGGCGCGAGCGCGCGGGGAGTACGTGGCGTTCCTGGACAGCGACGACATGTGGCTGCCCGGCAAGGTCGAGCGGCAGCTCGCGTTCGCCACCGCCGGCGATGCCCCACTGACGTTCACCTCCTACTACAAGGTCGCTGGCGACTACACCGGTGAGGCTTGCGACTTCACGCCGAACGGGCGGGTGATCGCGGCACGGGAGCGCGTGACGTACCGCGACATGCTGGTGCAGGACCACATCGGGGCCCTGACTGCCATGTACGACCGGACGGTGCTGGGCACACGGCTGATGCCGGACATGCCGAAGCGTCAGGACTACGCGCTGTGGCTGTCGATCATGAGAGATGGGCACCCCGCCCGAGGTCTGCAGGAACCGCTGGCGGTCTACAGGGCCGGCCGGGCGGGGTCGCTGTCCTCGAACAAGCTGGCGCTGGTGGAGCACAACTGGCGGCTGTACCGGGAGCACGAGCACCTGTCGGTGTTCCGGTCGACGCGGGCTCTGGCCGGGGCGACATGGCACTCGGTGCGGAAGTCGCACATCTAG
- a CDS encoding nucleotide sugar dehydrogenase has protein sequence MKVIIAGQGYVGLPLAVRAAEVGHRVVGYDVDLHRIEQLTDGESYVGDVASSRLRAVLDTGDYSVTADAAALAGFDIAVITVPTPLRDGVPDLTYVESCARTLGERLRPGATVVLESTTFPGTTEELLLPILEKASGLKGGVGFLAGFSPERIAPGNKRWSFDGTPKLVSGIDARSLDAIKGFYDGIFQTTVPVSGTRVAEMAKLIENIFRFVNISMVNEMAMLAASLGVNIWEAIDAAATKPFGFTRFTPGPGVGGQCLPVDPLFLSWKVQQELGVPFRFVELADDVNRHMPDYVVRRLAEALDNRRMTINGSRILLLGLTYKYNATDLRNPPSARVAELLINLGAEVRGADPNIPDGDDTKLNLPRVDASPEEVAASDAVVLLMDHTRFDLAMIEKNAPYVLDCRNRLSGPNVETL, from the coding sequence ATGAAGGTCATCATCGCCGGGCAGGGCTATGTCGGGCTGCCGCTCGCCGTGCGCGCCGCCGAGGTGGGTCATCGCGTCGTCGGCTACGACGTGGACCTGCACCGTATCGAGCAGCTCACGGACGGTGAGTCGTACGTGGGGGACGTGGCCTCCTCCCGGCTCCGCGCGGTCCTGGACACCGGGGACTACTCCGTGACCGCCGACGCTGCCGCGCTGGCCGGCTTCGACATCGCGGTGATCACCGTGCCGACCCCGCTGCGGGACGGGGTGCCCGACCTGACCTACGTCGAGTCCTGCGCCCGGACGCTGGGCGAGCGCCTTCGCCCCGGCGCGACGGTGGTCCTGGAGTCCACGACCTTCCCCGGCACCACCGAGGAACTGTTGCTGCCGATCCTGGAGAAGGCGTCGGGCCTCAAAGGCGGGGTGGGCTTCCTGGCCGGATTCAGTCCCGAGCGGATCGCTCCGGGGAACAAGAGGTGGTCGTTCGACGGGACGCCGAAATTGGTGTCCGGAATCGACGCCAGATCACTCGACGCGATCAAGGGTTTCTACGACGGCATCTTTCAGACCACGGTTCCGGTGTCCGGGACCAGGGTCGCCGAGATGGCCAAGCTGATCGAGAACATCTTCCGGTTCGTCAACATCTCCATGGTCAACGAGATGGCGATGCTGGCCGCTTCCCTCGGCGTGAACATCTGGGAGGCGATCGACGCCGCGGCGACCAAGCCCTTCGGATTCACGCGGTTCACCCCGGGGCCGGGAGTCGGCGGGCAATGCCTGCCCGTCGACCCGTTGTTCCTCTCCTGGAAGGTCCAGCAGGAGCTCGGCGTCCCTTTCCGATTCGTGGAACTCGCCGACGACGTGAACCGCCACATGCCCGACTACGTCGTCCGGCGTCTTGCGGAAGCACTCGACAATCGCCGCATGACCATCAACGGATCCCGGATCCTGCTGCTCGGCCTGACCTACAAATACAACGCCACCGACCTTCGCAATCCACCTTCGGCACGTGTCGCCGAACTTCTCATCAACCTCGGCGCCGAGGTCCGGGGCGCCGACCCCAACATCCCGGACGGCGACGACACCAAGCTGAACTTGCCCCGGGTGGATGCGAGCCCGGAGGAGGTCGCGGCCTCCGATGCCGTGGTGCTTCTCATGGACCACACCCGATTCGACCTCGCGATGATCGAGAAGAACGCGCCCTACGTTCTCGACTGCCGAAACCGCCTGTCCGGACCGAACGTAGAAACTCTTTAG